A single Dermacentor albipictus isolate Rhodes 1998 colony chromosome 3, USDA_Dalb.pri_finalv2, whole genome shotgun sequence DNA region contains:
- the LOC139057124 gene encoding uncharacterized protein: MKQKCASVKEENAALKVSNDLLAQEVDKLKAQVRDNSLRITAQDQYSRNKNIEVKGIPVANNENLVNVLGKVGEALGEPINEQDIEVCHRVPVRNSGMDGTDGSNQNIVVVFNRRSKRDAVVEKARKTRFTTTELGFATEQPVFVNEHLAPQLKKLLGMTVAKKKEMKWRYAWVRGGKIFARKTESSRMLRVACEADLEKMM; the protein is encoded by the coding sequence ATGAAACAGAAATGTGCTAGCGTCAAGGAGGAGAATGCGGCTTTAAAGGTGTCCAATGATCTTTTGGCTCAGGAGGTGGACAAATTGAAGGCTCAGGTCCGTGATAATTCTCTCAGGATAACAGCTCAGGATCAGTATTCAAGAAACAAGAACATCGAAGTGAAGGGAATTCCAGTTGCAAATAACGAGAACCTCGTGAACGTGCTTGGAAAAGTAGGTGAAGCGCTGGGCGAGCCTATAAATGAGCAGGACATTGAGGTTTGCCATCGTGTTCCTGTGCGGAACAGTGGGATGGATGGAACAGATGGGTCGAATCAGAACATTGTTGTGGTCTTTAACCGGCGGTCGAAAAGGGACGCAGTTGTTGAAAAAGCACGAAAGACGAGGTTCACTACAACTGAGCTAGGatttgccactgagcaacccgtGTTTGTTAATGAGCACCTGGCCCCTCAACTAAAGAAGCTACTTGGAATGACTGTggcgaagaaaaaggaaatgaaatggcgCTATGCGTGGGTGAGGGGAGGCAAAATTTTTGCTCGTAAGACGGAAAGCTCCCGTATGCTACGTGTAGCATGTGAAGCCGACTTGGAAAAGATGATGTAG